The Victivallis lenta region TGCGCGCGCGTCAGATGCATGTCGTCTCCATCGCCTGAAGTTTCAACCGCCGTGCTTCATTGGTTCGTCAATCGGCCGTCGACCAGCTCCTCGGTCCGGTCGGCCAGTTTCGCGATCTCCCAGTTGTGCGTGATCATCATGATCGACCGCCCGGGATGCAGCTTGCGCAGCTCCGTGAAGAGCTCGAGAATCGCCTCTCCCGTATGCGTATCGAGGTTCCCGGTCGGTTCGTCCGCCAGCAGCAGCTCCGGCTCGTTCAGCAGCGCTCGCGCAATCGCCGCGCGCTGCTGTTCGCCGCCCGAAAGTTCCGACGGCCGGTGACGCATGCGGCCGGAAAGCCCGACCGTTTCCAGCAGCGGGACCGCACGCTTCTTCGCTTCGCCGCGCGACAGCCCCGCCAGATTGCCCGGCAGCATGACGTTTTCGAGCACGGTCAGCTCCGGCAGCAGATGGTAGGCCTGGAAGACGAAGCCGATCTTCCGGTTCCGGAACCGGGCGGCCTCGCCGCGGCCCAGCTTCGACACGTCGACTCCGGCGATGCGGATCGTCCCGGAATCCGGCTGCTCCAGCGTGCCGATCA contains the following coding sequences:
- a CDS encoding ABC transporter ATP-binding protein, yielding MSEQENIIELRGVTRTYKLGREKLPVLRGVDWEIRRGEWACLLGASGSGKTTLLNLIGTLEQPDSGTIRIAGVDVSKLGRGEAARFRNRKIGFVFQAYHLLPELTVLENVMLPGNLAGLSRGEAKKRAVPLLETVGLSGRMRHRPSELSGGEQQRAAIARALLNEPELLLADEPTGNLDTHTGEAILELFTELRKLHPGRSIMMITHNWEIAKLADRTEELVDGRLTNQ